GCAAAACGATTCTTCTCTGCAAAGAAGCTAGGCATCAATAAACAAAAGCTCAAGCGTTTGTGGAACTCGACAGATGATCTACGTAAAGCTCGGAATATCGCCGCTCATAAAGATAAACTCGGTAAACTTCGAACTTCACCTGAATCAATATTTGATGATGTACGCCTACTGATCACATCTATTGAGAATTGGCGTTCAAAAAATATTAGGTGATACGAGTCTTTGCTGTCTAAACTCATCATATGTCTAGGTCTTGTATGATGATGATTATTATTATACACCCTTGACTCTCTTGACGACAGGGGGTCGGATCTTGTAGAGGATTCTCCCACCACAATGAGGGCACTTGACACCAGGGAGCTGCTTTAGATCCTCTTTTTGAACTTCAGCGTGACAGAAGTGACAGATATACGTCATTTGACCACCGAACATTATCCTCAAAAGTTTGCCATATGAAGCTTTGCCTATCGCTGCATTCTCAGTGAACGACTCTCCCCAGAAGCAGGCCTGCACTCAGGACCTTGGTGATCTTGACCGTCAACAGCGTGCCCGCAGAATAGCCACCCGGTACTGTCATGATCGGCCCTTCACTTAATGGGTACACCATAGTATATCCTCTATGGGTCAGAGAGGGTTCGGCGGCAATCCCCTTGATGGTTGTATTCAGATACCGATCTTTCTTTCCGCGATTGATCTTCTCGGCTGCATCTCGTAATCGTTTTCCTAACGGATCATTGAACGAGGCAGGTGGGAAGTCTGCAAACGCGGAGCCCGGGAGTGGTTGGAACCCGTAGAGTATTATTCTCTCTGCACCCGCCTTACTGAGTTTCATCATTAGTCTGATCGATTCCTCAACGGTTTCGGAGGTCTCCCCGGGCAGTCCATATATCAGATATACAAATGGGCTCATGTTGAATTTGTGAGCCACTCGCACGGCATTGAGCACATCAGTGGGGGTTCCGCTCTTACCTATCTTTTCTATATGCTCTGAGGAGCCTGATTCGAGACCTATGTTTGGAGAGGTATCGTGAGCATATTGTGTGATGGCCTGTGCAACCTCTTCCGTAAAGAGGCAGGCCTTCATATTCTCTATCGCGAGATGGGCAGTTCCCTCCTCGAATTGTGGCAAGGCAGTGATGTCTGCAAGTAGTTCCTTGATCGCATCGATATTTGCTGTAGGACTACATGGATCTGTGAGTGGATACGGTCCTCTCTCATAATCAAGAAAGTCGGGTGCCTCCAAGACGATCCTGTGCACCTCTAGGTCCAGAAGGTCTCGTACCTCCTCAACTATTGTGCTCTGTTTTCGTGAACGAGGTGCTCCCCATGTTGCTGGGACGCTGCAGAAGCCACAACCCGGTGGAATGTCCTCTGGGCAATAGATCCGCGCCTTATAGTCTGGTGAGTCACAGTTTCCGCAGTCGGTGCATGCCCTTCCATCCGGCAGTGGAATTGTGGGTCTTCGAAAATTCGAGCAACCGCGAATGACTTCCACGTACACTCTACTTGCCTGATATGCCGGATAGTCCATCACTCGTTGGATGGAGGGTCTGAAGCGATCCATCTCTTCAGGTGTTAGCAGAGGGCGTGGCTCGGTAATGGTCGGGGTCTTATCGGCCATATACCCAACCCCTCTGATATCTGCAAGGTCACATTCTCCCTCGAAGAATCCCTTGTCCAGCAGTTCTGACAGGGTGGCCTCCCCTTCCCCAATCACGATCGCATCAGACCTGAGATCGGTTAGGACTGACTTACCTCCTGAGGCAATAGGCCCACCGAGAAGAACGCGCCCTCTATGATGTCTTCTCCAAGAACGGATGACCTTGGATATTGCTGGTCGGTCCATGCTCATTGCACTTATTGCCACATGTTCGAATTCACGAAGGCGTGCCTTTCCATGGAGGATATCTTCCACTCTCTTGATCCTGCACTGATATCCTCTCTCCTCCAAGATACCAGCTATTGATCTGGGACCACAACCAATGGCATCACGTGATGTGATTCGTTTACCACTTCCTGCACTCAATGCATCAACGATCAATATCCGGTGGTCTGTCATTACTGTTCATGTCTACAATAGCATGCTTCAGTTTAACTTATATGCTCGACTGGGGCAAAGTAAGTAGCATTAAAGTAACAATCAACAGGAGAACGTGAAACCTGTCAGACGAAGACGGAATATGTCCAAATTGTGGTCTCCCCAAAGACCTCTGTGTCTGCGAGACCATCGCACAAGAAGAGGCGCGAATAACAGTCACCGTTGAACGACGCAAATGGGGTCGGCTCACAACGGTTGTTTCTGGTTTTGACAAGAATATCGATCTCAACGATATGGCGACCAAGCTCAAAAGTAAGCTTGCCTGTGGTGGCGCTGCAAAGCGCGGGCATGTAGAGCTTCAGGGCGACCATCGTGGTGTGATCAAGGATGTCTTGAGTAAACTGGGGTTCCCTGAAGAGTCCATCCACATCGATTGGTCGTTCAAAAGATCCGGTCGAAGGTAAGTAACTCTTACGCGCTGCTTGTCGTGCGAGGCGAGAGCGGTCACGCTCTAGCTAGTTCAGTGTATCTACGGAATCGATACGGAGAACTCGTACTATCTCTTTGTATCGATTTCTGACGGTTACCTCTGTTACTCGTGCGACTTCAGCGATTTCGCGTTGTGTTCTGCGCTCATCCAATAGAATTGATGCCACATAGATCGCTGCCGCTGCAAGACCTAGCGGATCTCTGCCTATCGTGAGACCCATCTCTCTGCTCTTTCGTAGTATTTCTACAGTTCTTATCTGTACAGGACTGGAGAGTGATAGATCGGATGCAAATCGGGGGATGTAGTCAATTGGATTGGAAAGTGGTATCTTGACCTTGAGGCTTCGTAAGAGCAGTCTATAACATTGCCCCAATTTTTTCTTATCGACTCGTGACGCATCAGCCACCTCGTCAAGAGGTCGGGGCTTTTGTCGAATCCTGCATGCTGCATAGAGTGTTGCGGCGACCATCGCCTCTATTGATCGTCCCCGTACTAATTTCTTGATTATTGACTTGCGGTAGAGCACTGCTGCAAGTTCTCGGATGGATTTTGGCAGGGACAGCTGGGATGCCAGTCTCTCAAGTTCTGACATGGCCTGTGCAAGATTTCTGTCGATTGATCCATGCACCCGTGAACGGATCTGCCACTTTCGTAATCGATAGATCTCGGACCTGCGTGAGGGACTCAGCTTTCGCCCTGAAGTATCCCGATCTCGCCAATCAATCATTGTCGAGAGGCCCTTGTCATGGATCGTGTAGCGCATTGGTGCTCCCACACGACTTCGTGCATCAGCCTCTTCTGCACTGAATGCCCTCCATTCTGCGCCTGTATCAATCCTGTGATCTGATAGGACCAGCCCGCATCCCGCACAGATGCGTTCACCACGTGCAAGGTCTTCTACGACCTGAGTTGACCCACATTCGGGACATACAATCTGTTGTATACTACTCCCCTCTGGTAAATCCCGTTCTGCATTGCTCTGCGAACCTTCCACACATTTCCTCCCCTGTACAGGTTGGCGGGTGTCTCGAAGCAAGAAATCGTTGACAGCACGAGGCATCGTAGTGTACTAGGCCCGAGAATTGCCCAATGTTGATTGTATAATGTTGAACAAGTTGTCCAATCTTTCTGTTGCTGCTTGCAACCCACCTCATATCATATCCACAAAGACGCATTTAATGATTGTGGGAAGACTATTACGGTCTGTTAGATGCATATTTCAACGGGAAAGCGCTATTTTTGTAGAACTTGATCCTCTAGGTGGTCTGTTCGTGGCCGTCTTCTGTGATGATTATGGTGTGTTCGTGCTGAGCCACAAGTTCTCCCTTTTCCTCTGCTAGGATATGATGCGAGATGAGGGCCCCGTTCTGTTGTAGTTCTCTGATCGCCATCTTCAACGCGGCATGTTTCATACGCTTGGCCAACCATCGTTCGGCAAATGGGAACTCTTTGTATTCGCGTCGAGCGATCCCAAGAAATTGTTTTGACCCCTTGAAGCGGACAGGCACTCGTATTGGGAGAAGTTGATAGATCACCGGGTTGGGCAGATCACTGATGTTTCCAGAGCCCGTACTTGCAAAGGTCTCAACGGCATAGAACTCACCCGCCTCTACCTTGACCTCCGCCTTCCCCGATACACAAGGTACTTGTTTATCACTGTGTAGAACCCAGCGTTCAAGTTGGTGTCCCGTCAATTGTTTGATGGGTTCAAATCCTGCGCTTCGGATCGTGTCTTCTATGAGTGCACCAATCGTGTTGAGTTTTGCTCCCGGCCTCATTAACTCGATAGCTACTGTCGTAGCCTCTTGGGCCGCCTTGACCAGGCTCTCATGTTCCGGGTTAAGGGCTTTAGTGAATGCGGTGTCAGAGATATACCCATCAATATGTGCACCACAATCGACAGTGACAAGATCTCCCTCTTGGATGACCGTTTCATCATTCAGGGGTGAGGTGTAGTGTGCTGCAATATTGTTGATCGACACGTTGCAAGGGAATGACGTGCCGTCCGCATGTTCTAGAATATATCCCTCCACAGCCTCGACAATGTCGATCACTTTGGTACCGGGCTTGATCATGGGGCGAGCAATATCAAGTGCTTCTCTTGCCACCACGCCCGCGCGACGCCATTTATCTAGTGGGTCTTCATTCTCATCATTCTCTTTGGTCTCTTTGTCGGGGGTTGGTTTTTTGTCTGACAAATCGATTCACCTGTGATATGGCCGTATGGAGGCAATGGACTCCTTTGATAAAAGTGTTGGAATGTGATATTCTCTCACAGGATAGATGCGATCTTGTTTGCTACACGAGTCATCATGAAGAACATGTACCCAAGGTTGACCTTCTTACTTGTGAGCGTGCAGAGCAATGCATCTTCTCCCGCATTACAGATGATAATGTACCCCTTCTCGCCCTCCACAAGCATTCTGACCAACTCGCCACGCTTCAGCTGTTTGAATACCTTGCGTGTGGACATGTCGATCTGAGTCGTCCTTCCTGCAATGATATCCTCATCTGGAACATCACTACCCGGTTTTCCATCGGGGTAATGGGAACAGATTGTTAGTCCCTGTGACTTCGATATGATTAAACTGGCCTGAACATTTCCTTGGGAGGCTCTGCTCAGGTCCTCAAGCAGCTCGGTAAGCTTCTCTGTCTTACTGGACAATTACGGGTGACCTCCCTTAGGCGCGCACTATATTCAGGAAGAGCCTCACTATTTAAACTCTCTTGGCGCCAGTCTCCTTTAGTGCTTTGACTATTTTGGTGAGACCTGTACCATTATCTCTTATTGCCTGTTTCTCCACATACGTCCCTTGCACCACAATATGAGCTCCTGCCTCGACCGCATTTGTCACGGACTGAGCATCATTGAATCCGCCACCTGTGATGATCGGGATGTCAGAGAACTGGGAGACGGTCGAGATGATCTGAATTGGTACTCCTCCGCCTTCCGCACCGCTCCCTGCCTCCAGATAGACAAGCTTGAATCCCATGAGCTCGGCAGCAAGTGCGTACATTAGTACCAGCTTGGGTTTATCTCGTGGAAATGGTTTGGCATCGCCGACCCATGCAGCCGTCTTCCCCGGTGCGATGAGCAAGTATGCCATCGGGATCGCCTCAAGACCTGACATCTTGACACGGGCCGCTGCAAGTGACTGCGCACCGACGATCCAGTATGGGTTTGTGCTGTTGAGAAGGCTCATGAAGAACATGGCATCAGCATACTCGGAGACCCCAGTGATATTGCCCGGAAAAAGAATGGTCGGGATATCAATCGCCTCTGAGATTGCCTTGACGGCCTCGTCGATGACTCCAAAGATGGTGCTTCCCCCTATCATGATTGCGTCAGTCCCTGCCTGCTCCGAGAGCTGGGCCAGTTTGACTACCGTGTCAGTGGACATCTGTAATGGATCGGGATCGAGTAGGGTAAAATGAAGTGCACCTTCGGTGTCTATCTTGTCCCTAATATACTTCCAGACTTTTTCGGACATGATTTTGTCTCCAGTGTATAACGAAGCTGCCTCATGGCTGGCTTTTTACAGTTTTGGTGATTGTGCTGCGTCACTAGTTTGAGGCCCCGTTCTGATCGTTCCTGCTTCTTATGCGCGGAAGAAATCGTCCTGTTCTGTTCATATATTCGCGGTATGTATCTCCAAAGTGGTGCAAGAGGCCTCTCTCCTCAACAATAGCGATCTGATAGTATGCAGGGATCCCAGTGAGTAGTATCGCCGTCACGAGTGAGGGGAACATCAGAAACAGCCCCGCAAAACTCAACCAATATGATAGGTATGAGGGATGCCTGACCTGCGAATACGGCCCCCTTGTGACAAGCCTGTGATCTTTAGGCATTAGCCACGAGCTAGCCCCTGCTCCGCGAACGGCTCGTGACCATAGATGGAGAAAGATGCCGCTCTCCAACAATGCAAAACCGACAATCCAGAGCCACATGGGAGAATCATATGATACTATGAGTACGAGTAATAATAGCGTCATATTGTGCTGTAGCCATGCGACGGATATGACCAGGACCAATAGAAATGAGAGCAGTGTAGTGATTGTCACGATCCAAAGTACGTTTCGTGGAAGGTCCTCATTTGGTTCTTTTAATCCGGCGTTCTTCTGTCGCCTGATTTTTTTAATATCAAGATAGATATGCGTGATGACATCCACCGTTGTAAGTATGCCCGTTACTGGGCCAATGATCTGAAGATCTATCATACTGCGTCAGCACACCTATGAATTTTGAAGATACTATTGGATTTGTTCATTTGGTATCATGCAGATACACACTTTCGAACATATTTCACGAGCTGTATGACCGAAAATGGAACGTAATCCTTTATTATTCCTCTAGTGCATCGTTCCTCATAATATCGACAACGGGGCTGTGCAGGTATGAACTGCAAAGCACGCTGTGCGCGACGAGGAATCGATCATGCCTGAACCACGAATTGGAATTTTCATTTGTCATTGTGGTAGTAATATCGCAGGTGTCGTGGATATAGGCCGAGTACTAGATGAGGTGAAGAATCTTCCAAATGTCGTGCATGTGGAGGATTACAAGTATCTCTGTTCCAGACCCGGCCAGCAGATCATCAAGGATAGAATCAATGAGATGCGTCTCGATCGAGTGGTCATTGGTTCCTGTTCTCCGCGGATGCATGAACTGACCTTTCGACAGACCATGCGAGAGGGTAATCTAAATCCGTTCCTTCTTGAGATTGCTAATCTACGTGAACAGAACAGCTGGATTCATCAGGAACACCCCGAGGCCGCTACCGAGAAGGCTATCGATCTCATCCGTATGGCAGTCGCGCGCGCAAGATTATTGGAGCCACTTGAAGAAACCGAAGTGGCCATTGAGAAATCCTCTCTGGTCATTGGTGGCGGGATCGCAGGTATTTCAGCCGCCCTTGACATGGCCGATGCGGGATTCAAAGTATACATTGTCGAAAAGGAGCCCAGCATTGGCGGAAAGATGGCCCGCTGGGACAAGACCTTCCCCACACTTGATTGTGCCTCCTGTATTCTGACCCCGCGAATGGCGGAGACCGGGTCTCATCCAAACATCGAGCTCTTGACGATGGCCGAGGTCGATCAGGTGGAGGGCTTCGTTGGTAACTTTGAGGTGACCATCAAACAGCGACCACGTTATGTTGACATTGACAAGTGTACCAGTTGCGGTGACTGTTCTGATGTCTGCCCTGTTGATGTTCCCGCAGAGTTCGATGCAAATCTGACATATCGTAAGGCGATCTATATTCCCTTTGCGCAGGCAGTTCCCTCAGCCTACCTCTTGGACATGGACAACTGTCTTGGTGTTGATGCGGTACGCTGTGGCAAATGTAAGGAGGCCTGCGGTGCAGAGGCTATCAATTATGACGATCAAGAGAAGACGATCAAGATCAAAGTCGGTACCATTATTGTAGCAACGGGCTTTGACCTCTTTGACGCCACAAAGAAAGAAGAGTACGGGTACGGCGAGTTTCCGAATGTGGTCAATATCGGCGAAGTGGAACGCATGCTCAGTTCAGCCGGACCGACACAAGGACATGTGGTCCGCCCCTCTGATCTGAAAGAGCCGAAACGTATCGTCTATGTCCAGTGTGTTGGCAGTCGGGATGAGCGTACGAACCGGTATTGTTCGCGTGTCTGTTGTATGACTGCAATCAAGCAGGCTCGAATGATCCGTGACAAGTTGGGTGCGGAGATCTACATCTTCTATATTGACCTTCGAACCTTCGGAAAGGGTTACGAGGAGTTCTATGAGTCAACAGCAGCGGCCGGTGTCAATTTCATTCGTGGCCGTGTTGGAGAGATCCTGCAAGATGACGAGACTCATAGTCTGACTGTGAGGGGTGAGGACACGCTTCTCGGGAAACCCGTCAATCTGGATGACGTGGATCTTGTTGTTCTGTCTACCGGGGTCGTGCCTCCAGAGTCGGCAAAGAAGGTCCGTCATATTCTCAATCTTAGTCAGTCCCCTGATGGGTTCTTGCTTGAGGCGCATCCAAAGCTTCGCCCTGTTGATAGTTTTAATGATGGTATCTTTGTTGCAGGCATGGCTCAGGGTCCAAAGGATATTCCCGATACTGTCGCTCAGGCCAAGGCTGCGGCAGCAGGTGCGATGGCACTAATGGGCAAGGGTAAGATCAGTATTGAGCCATACTATTCCATTGTTGACGAGAACAAGTGCTCTGGCTGCAGGGTCTGCGTCTCCGTCTGTCCCTACAATGCAATTACGATCAACGAACGCGAGAAGGCGAATGTCAATCCTGCGCTCTGCAAGGGCTGTGGAACCTGTACTGCGACCTGCCCTAGTGGAGCTATCACATCGCAGCACTATACCGATGGCCAGATTCTTGCAATGATCAACGAGTATCTGTCCGGAACGATCGGGGCGCCACAGGAATAGAACGATACATATCGGAAGCATTTTCCGTAGGTCGTAGAGTGTAGTCGGTATGACCGAACCGCAACTGACAGTGGCAATTCTTGCTGGAGGCGATTCCACTCGCTTTACTACTGATAAGGCTCTGGCTCAGTTTCGTGGACGCCCCCTACTCCAGCATATGTTGGCTATTGCCCATCAAGTATCGTCTAATGTCATAGTTGTGGTCTCGAGCGAGGATCAGGCGGACCGATTCAGACCACTGGTGGGTTCGGTCAAGATAGTCTCCGACCCTGAGGGCACTGAGAAGTGTGCACTCACAGGGGCCTTGACCGCATTCGAGTATGTTGGTTCCCCGTTTACGCTCCTGCTTCCTGTAGACACGCCCTTGGCAAACGTGCCTCTTCTGAAGGCACTGTACGATCTTAGGGGCACGCATAGTGCTATTGTCCCCTCTTGGCCTGAGGGCTATGTTGAGCCTCTCCATGCGGTCTATCGTACAGAGACCGCCTATGCACGGGGTCTCGGCATCTTTGAACAGGGCGACCGGAAGATGCAGGCCCTTCTCGATGTCCTGCCTAATGTGCTCTACATATCCACACTGGTCCTCAAAGAATTTGATCCCGACTTGAGAACCTTTGCTAATATCAATACCGAACAAGATCTCAGGCGCCTTGAGAGGCATCGCGGCCGTGCAAGTTAGAGGTTCATGTTCAGATAACGTATTCTGCATGTTCCCTCATGACCGACCATACAGGGGCCGTAGGGTTCAGCGGCCGTGCACTGTTTTCCAAATAATGGGCAGTCTTCAGGGTCTAATATTCCAAGAATGACTTTGTGACATTGGCATCCGGGAAGAATATCTACAGACTCCATTGGTGGGAACTCGAACTTCTTACGGGCATCGTGATCCGCAAATCTCTCGTGTAGATAATATCCCGACTTCTTTATCACACCGAGACCTCGCCATGGAGCATCATCGATATAGAATGCGTCCTCCAGCATCTTGAGAGCAACGGGGTTCCCCTCAGGACGGACCACTCTCCTGTACTCGTTTTCAGAGGTTGCGCGTCCCTCCTCGATCTGGACCAGTATCATCCTTACTGCTTCGAGCACATCTAATGGCTCAAACCCTGCTGCAACACAGGGAACATGATGCTTCTCCGCAAGTGGTTCGTAGACCTTCGTACCAATGATCGTGCTCACATGACCTGGAGTTATGAAGCCATCAACAGCAAACCCCTCGATATGCACAAGGATCTCCATTGCTGGAGGGATTACCTTTAGTGAGGTGAAGAGCGAGAAGTTCTCGGGAGGGCCTCTCAGTATCTCTACTGCGAATGTTGGAGCAGTGGTCTCAAAACCCGCTCCCATGAAAATGACCTCTCTGTCGGGGTTCTCGCGGGCTATCTCAACGGCATCGTTGATTCCATATACGACTCGCACATCAGCCCCTTTCATCCGTTCCTTTTCAAGCGACGAGGTGGTCGAGGGAACCTGTATCATGTCACCAAATGTTGTAATGATATGTCCCTGTCGTGCAAGTTCTACGATCTTATCGACATCTTCGGCAGCACAGACACAGACTGGGCATCCCGGACCCGCAACGAGTGAGATGTTTTCAGGAAGAAGCGCCCGGAGACCATTACTACTGATCGTGTCCTCGTGAGTGCCACAGACATGGACGATTCGAATCTTTTTCCCTTTGGAGCGACGTTGGATCTCTCGAACAATTGCCTCTGCATAATGAGGATCACGGAATTTCTTGAAGTCGAGCATTCTGTTTCAGGGCCTCGTCGCGTCTGATGTTGTGAGGCCATAAAAGAGCCATGATATGGCCGTGACGGATCTCAAGTGGTCTTCGAGTGTGCCTCATCTAAAAGTACCAAGGCCTCCCCGATCGATATTGAGAGGCGACCCGCCAGCTCACGCGGTGAAATGTCTGGTCTCTCTGGCAATATGTGTGCCTGCAAATAGCTTGCAAGACCCGGATAAAGAGGATTCCTTCGAGTGGTCTCTACAAGAATGGGCCAGAGCGGATTGTTTTTGACATCCCCTAAGTCTTCATCAAAGAGGGGTCCTATAAAGACTGGTCGTCCTATTGAAGATGTGTTCGTCTTTGAGAGTGGAGTTGCTGGTTCAAAATGATCCGTCAATCTCTTCTGTTTCATCTGCATCCCTTCAGGTAGTGCATCCCGGCGTGGACTGAGTCCAAGGATAGTATTCTCAAGAATGTTTTAAACATTGAGGGAGATGAACTGGACATTAGCCAATTTAGTAAGCTTTAACTAGATGCTTCTGAGTGGTCTAATAGTATAAGATTACTGGCCTCGAGCCAGCAACCTGGGGAATGATTACCAATTGCCACACGGCATCCGTAGAATAGTTTTGGACGTTTTGAAACCGCACACACCACGAATCACCGACCTTGCGTTGATGATCTCGCGGGATGAGCGGGTGAACGGTATTAATCTCTCTCTCAAAGAGGTTGATCAGAATACAGAGTCAATTTCGGTGACAATTGAGGGTGATGACCTCGACTTTGAATCGATCAAGGAGATTCTTGAGCAAGCAGGTGCTGTCATCCATTCAATTGATCAAGTAGTCGCTGGAAAGCGATTCGTGGAAGAGGTCACTCTTCAACCAGAGAATAGCTGATGTCTGTTGAGAGTCAATGGTCAAGTTCTTTGACCAGTCGTTGACTCTCGACCTCGATCTTTCTTTTTACG
This Candidatus Thorarchaeota archaeon DNA region includes the following protein-coding sequences:
- a CDS encoding DNA-directed RNA polymerase subunit P; the protein is MTYICHFCHAEVQKEDLKQLPGVKCPHCGGRILYKIRPPVVKRVKGV
- a CDS encoding B12-binding domain-containing radical SAM protein; the protein is MTDHRILIVDALSAGSGKRITSRDAIGCGPRSIAGILEERGYQCRIKRVEDILHGKARLREFEHVAISAMSMDRPAISKVIRSWRRHHRGRVLLGGPIASGGKSVLTDLRSDAIVIGEGEATLSELLDKGFFEGECDLADIRGVGYMADKTPTITEPRPLLTPEEMDRFRPSIQRVMDYPAYQASRVYVEVIRGCSNFRRPTIPLPDGRACTDCGNCDSPDYKARIYCPEDIPPGCGFCSVPATWGAPRSRKQSTIVEEVRDLLDLEVHRIVLEAPDFLDYERGPYPLTDPCSPTANIDAIKELLADITALPQFEEGTAHLAIENMKACLFTEEVAQAITQYAHDTSPNIGLESGSSEHIEKIGKSGTPTDVLNAVRVAHKFNMSPFVYLIYGLPGETSETVEESIRLMMKLSKAGAERIILYGFQPLPGSAFADFPPASFNDPLGKRLRDAAEKINRGKKDRYLNTTIKGIAAEPSLTHRGYTMVYPLSEGPIMTVPGGYSAGTLLTVKITKVLSAGLLLGRVVH
- a CDS encoding translation initiation factor codes for the protein MSDEDGICPNCGLPKDLCVCETIAQEEARITVTVERRKWGRLTTVVSGFDKNIDLNDMATKLKSKLACGGAAKRGHVELQGDHRGVIKDVLSKLGFPEESIHIDWSFKRSGRR
- a CDS encoding transcription initiation factor IIB; translated protein: MEGSQSNAERDLPEGSSIQQIVCPECGSTQVVEDLARGERICAGCGLVLSDHRIDTGAEWRAFSAEEADARSRVGAPMRYTIHDKGLSTMIDWRDRDTSGRKLSPSRRSEIYRLRKWQIRSRVHGSIDRNLAQAMSELERLASQLSLPKSIRELAAVLYRKSIIKKLVRGRSIEAMVAATLYAACRIRQKPRPLDEVADASRVDKKKLGQCYRLLLRSLKVKIPLSNPIDYIPRFASDLSLSSPVQIRTVEILRKSREMGLTIGRDPLGLAAAAIYVASILLDERRTQREIAEVARVTEVTVRNRYKEIVRVLRIDSVDTLN
- the map gene encoding type II methionyl aminopeptidase codes for the protein MSDKKPTPDKETKENDENEDPLDKWRRAGVVAREALDIARPMIKPGTKVIDIVEAVEGYILEHADGTSFPCNVSINNIAAHYTSPLNDETVIQEGDLVTVDCGAHIDGYISDTAFTKALNPEHESLVKAAQEATTVAIELMRPGAKLNTIGALIEDTIRSAGFEPIKQLTGHQLERWVLHSDKQVPCVSGKAEVKVEAGEFYAVETFASTGSGNISDLPNPVIYQLLPIRVPVRFKGSKQFLGIARREYKEFPFAERWLAKRMKHAALKMAIRELQQNGALISHHILAEEKGELVAQHEHTIIITEDGHEQTT
- a CDS encoding roadblock/LC7 domain-containing protein translates to MSSKTEKLTELLEDLSRASQGNVQASLIISKSQGLTICSHYPDGKPGSDVPDEDIIAGRTTQIDMSTRKVFKQLKRGELVRMLVEGEKGYIIICNAGEDALLCTLTSKKVNLGYMFFMMTRVANKIASIL
- a CDS encoding geranylgeranylglyceryl/heptaprenylglyceryl phosphate synthase → MSEKVWKYIRDKIDTEGALHFTLLDPDPLQMSTDTVVKLAQLSEQAGTDAIMIGGSTIFGVIDEAVKAISEAIDIPTILFPGNITGVSEYADAMFFMSLLNSTNPYWIVGAQSLAAARVKMSGLEAIPMAYLLIAPGKTAAWVGDAKPFPRDKPKLVLMYALAAELMGFKLVYLEAGSGAEGGGVPIQIISTVSQFSDIPIITGGGFNDAQSVTNAVEAGAHIVVQGTYVEKQAIRDNGTGLTKIVKALKETGAKRV
- a CDS encoding isoprenylcysteine carboxylmethyltransferase family protein; translated protein: MIDLQIIGPVTGILTTVDVITHIYLDIKKIRRQKNAGLKEPNEDLPRNVLWIVTITTLLSFLLVLVISVAWLQHNMTLLLLVLIVSYDSPMWLWIVGFALLESGIFLHLWSRAVRGAGASSWLMPKDHRLVTRGPYSQVRHPSYLSYWLSFAGLFLMFPSLVTAILLTGIPAYYQIAIVEERGLLHHFGDTYREYMNRTGRFLPRIRSRNDQNGASN
- a CDS encoding CoB--CoM heterodisulfide reductase iron-sulfur subunit A family protein — protein: MPEPRIGIFICHCGSNIAGVVDIGRVLDEVKNLPNVVHVEDYKYLCSRPGQQIIKDRINEMRLDRVVIGSCSPRMHELTFRQTMREGNLNPFLLEIANLREQNSWIHQEHPEAATEKAIDLIRMAVARARLLEPLEETEVAIEKSSLVIGGGIAGISAALDMADAGFKVYIVEKEPSIGGKMARWDKTFPTLDCASCILTPRMAETGSHPNIELLTMAEVDQVEGFVGNFEVTIKQRPRYVDIDKCTSCGDCSDVCPVDVPAEFDANLTYRKAIYIPFAQAVPSAYLLDMDNCLGVDAVRCGKCKEACGAEAINYDDQEKTIKIKVGTIIVATGFDLFDATKKEEYGYGEFPNVVNIGEVERMLSSAGPTQGHVVRPSDLKEPKRIVYVQCVGSRDERTNRYCSRVCCMTAIKQARMIRDKLGAEIYIFYIDLRTFGKGYEEFYESTAAAGVNFIRGRVGEILQDDETHSLTVRGEDTLLGKPVNLDDVDLVVLSTGVVPPESAKKVRHILNLSQSPDGFLLEAHPKLRPVDSFNDGIFVAGMAQGPKDIPDTVAQAKAAAAGAMALMGKGKISIEPYYSIVDENKCSGCRVCVSVCPYNAITINEREKANVNPALCKGCGTCTATCPSGAITSQHYTDGQILAMINEYLSGTIGAPQE
- a CDS encoding molybdenum cofactor guanylyltransferase, translated to MTEPQLTVAILAGGDSTRFTTDKALAQFRGRPLLQHMLAIAHQVSSNVIVVVSSEDQADRFRPLVGSVKIVSDPEGTEKCALTGALTAFEYVGSPFTLLLPVDTPLANVPLLKALYDLRGTHSAIVPSWPEGYVEPLHAVYRTETAYARGLGIFEQGDRKMQALLDVLPNVLYISTLVLKEFDPDLRTFANINTEQDLRRLERHRGRAS
- the hypD gene encoding hydrogenase formation protein HypD, translating into MLDFKKFRDPHYAEAIVREIQRRSKGKKIRIVHVCGTHEDTISSNGLRALLPENISLVAGPGCPVCVCAAEDVDKIVELARQGHIITTFGDMIQVPSTTSSLEKERMKGADVRVVYGINDAVEIARENPDREVIFMGAGFETTAPTFAVEILRGPPENFSLFTSLKVIPPAMEILVHIEGFAVDGFITPGHVSTIIGTKVYEPLAEKHHVPCVAAGFEPLDVLEAVRMILVQIEEGRATSENEYRRVVRPEGNPVALKMLEDAFYIDDAPWRGLGVIKKSGYYLHERFADHDARKKFEFPPMESVDILPGCQCHKVILGILDPEDCPLFGKQCTAAEPYGPCMVGHEGTCRIRYLNMNL
- a CDS encoding DUF211 domain-containing protein; protein product: MPHGIRRIVLDVLKPHTPRITDLALMISRDERVNGINLSLKEVDQNTESISVTIEGDDLDFESIKEILEQAGAVIHSIDQVVAGKRFVEEVTLQPENS